The proteins below come from a single Pogoniulus pusillus isolate bPogPus1 chromosome 39, bPogPus1.pri, whole genome shotgun sequence genomic window:
- the LOC135191522 gene encoding protein FAM107B-like, with protein MGLSQSKGSDPAPSGSVGPEGEGSDALPSDMGSTVHEGLIQPRKVPNPMRESRSYRELHRELLFSHSRGILPRHRAELPRVLESRRRRQLREELRGPPSDLEQQLSKRHQRLEQHERETSVGPPPDPRPEFLLVRDRLRKMKLAEAGARQT; from the exons ATGGGGCTCTCACAAAGCAAG GGCAGTGACCCAGCGCCGAGCGGCAGCGTGGGGccag AGGGCGAAGGGAGCGATGCCCTCCCCTCAGACATGGGCAGTACTGTCCAcgagggcctcatccagcccaggaaGGTGCCAAACCCGATGCGGGAGTCCCGGAGCTACCGGGAGCTGCACCgggagctgctcttcagccacagcag ggggaTCCTGCCCCGGCACCGGGCTGAGCTCCCGCGGGTGCTGGAGAGCCGGCGGcggaggcagctgagggaggagcTGCGGGGACCTCCCTCGGAccttgagcagcagctgagcaaacgccaccagaggctggagcag cacGAGCGGGAGACATCGGTGGGACCGCCCCCGGACCCCCGCCCCGAGTTCCTGCTGGTGCGGGACCGCCTGAGGAAGATGAAGCTGGCAGAGGCGGGTGCCCGGCAGACGTGA
- the TMEM167B gene encoding protein kish-B codes for MTNVYSLDGLLAFGLLLLCTCAYLRRVPRLRAWLLSEKRGLWGVFYKAAVIGTRLHVAVAVSCILMAFYVLVVK; via the exons atgaCCAACG TGTACTCCCTGGACGGGCTGCTGGCGttcgggctgctgctgctgtgcacctgCGCCTACCTGCGCAGGGTGCCGCGGCTCagggcctggctgctctccgaGAAACGAGGCCTCTGGGGAGTCTTCTACAAAG CTGCTGTCATTGGCACCAGGCTGCACGTGGCCGTGGCTGTCTCCTGCATCCTGATGGCTTTCTACGTCCTGGTGGTGAAGTGA
- the GPR25 gene encoding probable G-protein coupled receptor 25, with the protein MAPEELMASADYDYSLLANATGSQEALSSWDVFFTTVFIPILYSLIFLLGLVGNLFVVALLAVRSGGERAVDTFVLNLALADVIFICTLPFWVAAGAQGNRWLLGEGLCKLSSYVIAVNRCSSILFLSALSVERYLVMRRVLDTRLVGARGHVRATCGLIWAASLLLGAPALVYRQLDGEDCWDEDGEDFSLAMVFLTFLLPLVVISFCYCSISCRLQRHVRLGRGVRRSHRAILTIVTAFLCSWLPLNACKVLLFLLAKGTLSLSQGQAVALRWVVAGSTCLAFLNSCVNPLLFALMEPRCRQGCARGWPLAPCALGTAPAAPAPSSSSLFFGGWIWTKPPHGRQGGSRTKLRLAPGIPRGPCPCPVSPGAAAPPRPQPAACSPV; encoded by the coding sequence atGGCTCCCGAAGAGCTCATGGCATCAGCTGACTACGACTACTCGCTGCTGGCCAACGCCACGGGCAGCCAGGAGGCCCTCTCCAGCTGGGACGTCTTCTTCACCACGGTCTTCATCCCCATCCTCTActccctcatcttcctcctcggCCTGGTGGGGAACCTCTTTGTCGTGGCGCTGCTGGCGGTGAGGAGCGGAGGCGAGAGGGCAGTGGACACCTTCGTGCTGAACCTGGCGCTGGCCGACGTCATCTTCATCTGCACCTTGCCCttctgggtggcagcaggggcacagggcaACCGCTGGCTGCTGGGCGAGGGGCTCTGCAAGCTCAGCAGCTACGTCATCGCCGTCAACcgctgctccagcatcctcttcctcagcGCCCTCAGCGTGGAGCGCTACCTGGTGATGAGGAGGGTGCTGGACACCAGGCTGGTGGGGGCCCGAGGGCATGTCCGTGCCACCTGCGGGCTTATCTGGGCAGCATCCCTCCTCCTGGGTGCCCCGGCCCTGGTGTACAGGCAGCTGGACGGAGAGGACTGCTGGGATGAAGATGGAGAGGACTTCAGCCTGGCCATGGTCTTCctcaccttcctcctccccttggTGGTCATCTCCTTCTGCTACTGCTCCATCTCCTGCCGGCTGCAGCGCCACGTCCGGCTGGGCAGGGGCGTGCGGCGCTCCCACCGAGCCATCCTCACCATCGTCACggccttcctctgctcctggctgccGCTCAACGCCTGCAAggtgctgctcttcctcctggccAAGGGGACGCTGTCGCTGTCGCAGGGCCAGGCGGTGGCCCTGCGGTGGGTGGTGGCAGGCAGCACCTGCCTGGCCTTCCTCAACAGCTGCGTCAATCCCCTGCTCTTCGCCCTGATGGAGCCGCGCTGCCGGCAGGGCTGTGCCCGCGGCTGGCCCCTGGCCCCCTGCGCCCTGGGCACCGCTCCTGCCGcgcctgctccttcctcctccagcctcttcttcgGTGGCTGGATCTGGACCAAGCCCCCCCACGGCCGCCAGGGCGGGAGCAGGACCAAGCTCCGGCTGGCACCGGGGATCCCGCGaggtccctgcccctgccccgtgTCCCCCGGTGCCGCCGCCCCGCCGcggcctcagccagcagcctgcagcccggTATGA